Proteins co-encoded in one Flavivirga eckloniae genomic window:
- a CDS encoding 3-oxoacyl-ACP synthase III family protein — translation MSIKITGSGSYIPSKVEKNTDFHNHTFLNNDGSSINSSNEVIVEKFKAITGIAERRYAKEHLNSSDLGFFAAENAIDDAKIDPETIDYIIVAHNFGDVKHTTVQSDMLPSLASRIKHSLRIKNPKCVAYDILFGCPGWVEGVIQAKAFIKAGMAKRCLVIGTETLSRVVDKYDRDSMIFSDGAGATIVEETDEEGGILAHETASYTYDEAYYLFFGNSNNQELPKDTRYIKMDGRKIYEFALSNVPKAMKACLDNSGADIKDVKKIFIHQANEKMDEAILKRFYRLYRTDIPENIMPMSIQTLGNSSVATVPTLFDLVKNNKLENHSLSKGDVVIFASVGAGMHINAIAYKY, via the coding sequence ATGAGTATAAAGATTACTGGCTCAGGGAGCTATATCCCATCAAAAGTTGAAAAAAATACAGATTTTCACAATCATACTTTTTTAAACAATGACGGTTCTTCTATAAATTCATCTAATGAAGTTATAGTTGAAAAATTTAAGGCAATAACTGGCATAGCTGAACGTCGTTATGCCAAAGAACATTTAAATTCTTCCGATTTAGGCTTTTTTGCAGCTGAAAATGCTATTGATGATGCAAAAATAGATCCTGAAACTATCGATTATATTATAGTAGCCCATAACTTTGGAGACGTAAAACATACTACTGTACAAAGCGACATGCTTCCTTCGTTAGCTTCAAGGATTAAACATAGTTTACGTATAAAAAATCCAAAATGTGTCGCTTACGATATTTTATTTGGTTGTCCTGGATGGGTAGAAGGCGTTATACAAGCTAAGGCTTTTATCAAAGCCGGTATGGCAAAACGTTGCTTGGTTATAGGTACTGAGACTTTATCTAGAGTTGTTGATAAATACGATAGGGATTCCATGATTTTTTCTGATGGCGCAGGAGCTACCATTGTAGAAGAAACTGATGAAGAAGGTGGCATCTTAGCTCATGAAACTGCAAGTTATACTTATGATGAAGCTTATTATTTATTCTTCGGAAATTCAAATAATCAGGAACTACCAAAGGATACGCGCTATATTAAAATGGATGGACGCAAGATTTATGAGTTTGCGCTTTCAAATGTTCCTAAAGCCATGAAGGCTTGTTTGGATAATAGTGGCGCGGATATAAAAGATGTGAAAAAAATATTTATCCATCAAGCCAATGAAAAAATGGATGAAGCCATTTTAAAACGTTTTTACAGGCTTTACAGAACAGATATTCCTGAAAATATTATGCCTATGAGTATTCAAACCCTTGGCAATAGTTCTGTGGCTACTGTACCTACTCTTTTTGATTTGGTGAAAAACAATAAATTAGAAAATCATAGTTTATCAAAAGGTGATGTTGTTATATTTGCTAGTGTTGGTGCAGGAATGCATATTAATGCTATAGCATATAAATATTAA
- the gcvP gene encoding aminomethyl-transferring glycine dehydrogenase: MNTNAFALRHIGPREEDQKLMLETLGVDSLDQLIYETLPDDIRLENGLNMEAPMTEHEYLLHIHELSKKNKAYKTYIGLGYHPTILPAVIQRNILENPGWYTAYTPYQAEIAQGRLEALLNFQTMVMDLTGMDMANASLLDESTAAAEAMSLLFAVRERSQKKAGINKFFVSENILPQTLSLLQTRANPIGIELVVGNEETFDFSSEFFGAILQYPGKDGQITDIETFITKANDAQIKVAVAADILSLIKLEAPGKFGADVVVGTTQRFGIPMGYGGPHAAFFATKKAYKRDIPGRIIGVTKDKNGNRALRMALQTREQHIKRDKATSNICTAQVLLAVMASMYAVYHGPKGLKFIANKVHNKASELANALNKLGYNQVNTSYFDTLQIKTKAKKIKAVAKEKKVNLYYPDKETVIIAINETTSIRDINYLISVFADAAKKETITISEVTEANNISKSIRRTSDFLTSDIFNTYHSETELMRYIKYLERKDLALNHSMISLGSCTMKLNAASEMLPLSWFKWGNIHPFAPLKQAKGYLTVLKELEDLLTEITGFAATSLQPNSGAQGEFAGLMVIKAYHESRDDHHRNICLIPSSAHGTNPASAVMAGMKVIVTKSTAEGNIDVDDLREKAALHKDNLAALMVTYPSTHGVYESAIKEITQIIHDNGGQVYMDGANMNAQVGLTNPGNIGADVCHLNLHKTFAIPHGGGGPGVGPICVAKQLVPFLPGSPIIKTGGKKAITAISAAPFGSALACLISYGYIKMLGAEGLTESTKVAILNANYIKHRLEGSFDTLYSGERGRAAHEMIVDCRPFKANGIEVTDIAKRLMDYGFHAPTVSFPVAGTLMIEPTESESKAEIDRFCDAMVSIRKEIDNAVKGDDNNVLKNAPHTLDMITADEWYFPYTREAAAFPLEYVRDNKFWPSVRRVDDAYGDRNLICSCAPIEAYVEA, from the coding sequence ATGAACACAAACGCTTTTGCATTGCGTCATATTGGTCCTCGAGAAGAAGACCAAAAGCTCATGTTAGAAACCTTAGGTGTAGACTCTTTAGATCAACTGATCTACGAAACACTTCCAGACGATATTCGTTTAGAAAACGGGTTAAATATGGAAGCGCCTATGACTGAGCATGAATACCTACTTCATATTCACGAATTATCTAAAAAGAATAAAGCTTATAAAACCTATATAGGTTTAGGGTATCATCCAACAATTTTACCAGCTGTAATTCAAAGAAATATTCTTGAAAATCCAGGTTGGTACACAGCTTATACACCTTATCAGGCAGAAATTGCACAAGGAAGATTGGAAGCACTTTTAAATTTTCAAACCATGGTTATGGACTTAACCGGTATGGATATGGCCAATGCATCTCTTCTTGATGAAAGTACTGCCGCTGCAGAAGCTATGAGTTTGTTATTTGCAGTTCGTGAGCGTAGTCAGAAAAAAGCAGGGATCAACAAGTTTTTTGTTTCCGAAAACATATTACCTCAAACCTTATCGTTATTACAAACAAGAGCTAATCCAATAGGTATTGAATTAGTTGTTGGGAATGAAGAAACTTTCGATTTTTCATCAGAATTCTTCGGTGCCATTTTACAATACCCAGGAAAAGATGGTCAAATAACCGATATTGAAACATTTATCACTAAAGCAAACGATGCTCAAATTAAGGTTGCAGTTGCTGCCGACATATTGAGTTTAATAAAACTGGAAGCTCCCGGAAAATTTGGAGCCGATGTTGTTGTTGGTACAACACAACGTTTTGGTATCCCTATGGGGTACGGAGGTCCTCATGCTGCATTTTTCGCAACCAAAAAAGCGTACAAACGCGATATACCGGGTAGAATAATTGGGGTAACCAAAGACAAAAACGGTAATAGAGCCTTACGTATGGCTTTACAAACACGCGAACAACATATAAAAAGAGATAAAGCGACCTCGAATATTTGTACAGCACAGGTTTTATTAGCGGTTATGGCGAGCATGTATGCTGTGTATCATGGCCCTAAAGGTTTAAAGTTTATTGCCAATAAAGTACATAACAAAGCTTCAGAATTAGCAAATGCTCTTAATAAATTAGGCTACAATCAAGTCAACACATCCTATTTTGATACGCTACAGATAAAAACTAAAGCAAAAAAAATAAAAGCAGTTGCCAAAGAGAAAAAAGTAAACTTATACTATCCAGATAAAGAGACAGTAATTATTGCAATTAATGAAACCACTTCTATTAGGGATATCAATTACCTAATTTCGGTTTTTGCAGATGCTGCCAAAAAAGAAACCATTACTATTTCGGAGGTTACCGAAGCTAATAACATTTCGAAATCGATACGAAGAACATCCGACTTTTTAACATCGGATATATTCAACACATACCATTCTGAAACGGAATTAATGCGTTACATTAAATATCTTGAGCGCAAAGACTTAGCTTTAAACCATTCCATGATTTCTTTGGGGTCTTGTACCATGAAGTTGAATGCGGCCTCAGAAATGTTACCTCTAAGCTGGTTTAAGTGGGGAAATATTCACCCATTCGCTCCATTAAAACAAGCTAAGGGTTACTTAACGGTTTTAAAGGAACTAGAAGATTTATTAACAGAAATAACTGGCTTTGCAGCCACCTCACTTCAACCAAATTCGGGAGCACAAGGTGAGTTTGCTGGGCTTATGGTTATAAAAGCTTATCATGAATCTCGCGATGACCATCATAGAAACATCTGTTTAATCCCATCGTCGGCTCATGGAACAAATCCAGCCAGTGCCGTTATGGCAGGTATGAAAGTTATCGTTACAAAATCGACCGCAGAAGGTAATATTGATGTAGACGATTTACGTGAAAAAGCAGCATTACATAAAGATAATTTAGCAGCTTTAATGGTAACATACCCATCTACTCATGGGGTGTATGAATCTGCCATTAAAGAAATTACTCAAATTATTCATGACAATGGCGGACAGGTTTATATGGACGGCGCTAACATGAATGCTCAAGTAGGATTAACAAACCCTGGAAATATCGGTGCAGACGTGTGTCATTTAAATTTACATAAAACGTTTGCTATTCCTCACGGTGGAGGTGGTCCGGGAGTTGGTCCAATCTGTGTTGCAAAACAACTCGTACCATTTTTACCTGGAAGCCCAATTATTAAAACTGGCGGAAAAAAGGCCATTACAGCAATCTCGGCAGCGCCATTTGGATCGGCTTTAGCCTGTTTAATATCGTATGGTTACATAAAAATGCTGGGAGCTGAAGGTTTAACAGAATCTACGAAAGTTGCGATTTTAAATGCAAACTATATCAAACATCGTTTAGAAGGTAGTTTCGATACCTTATATTCTGGTGAACGAGGACGTGCTGCACACGAAATGATTGTAGATTGCCGACCGTTTAAAGCCAATGGTATTGAAGTAACAGATATCGCCAAACGTTTAATGGACTATGGCTTCCACGCACCTACCGTATCATTCCCAGTTGCAGGCACATTAATGATTGAGCCTACAGAAAGTGAAAGCAAAGCAGAAATCGACAGATTTTGTGACGCTATGGTTTCTATTAGAAAAGAAATTGATAATGCGGTTAAAGGAGATGACAACAATGTTTTAAAGAACGCTCCACATACTTTAGATATGATAACTGCAGATGAATGGTATTTCCCTTACACACGTGAAGCTGCTGCCTTTCCTTTGGAATATGTTAGGGATAATAAATTTTGGCCTAGTGTAAGACGCGTTGACGATGCCTATGGTGATAGAAATCTAATATGTTCGTGTGCTCCTATTGAGGCATATGTAGAGGCATAA
- a CDS encoding UbiA prenyltransferase family protein, whose amino-acid sequence MKFVKQLFNFYLNSSIHVALSVFSLTWITLIEFEIPYDENLLYFVFYASITGYNFVKYFGIAKFHHRSLANWLRLIQIFSFFAFLLMCYYASKLNDTTLIYVVGFAVITFLYAIPFLPKRLFLDRQHNLRSIGGLKIYLIALIWAGVTVFLPLINNSQSIDADVIITTIQRYLFIMVLMLPFEIRDLRYDSLKLSTIPQKIGVKLTKLMGSVLLVVCFFLEFFKNEKSLSSIIILLTIICITLLFLLFTKTERGKNYSAFWVEGIPVVWLTLLLLFL is encoded by the coding sequence ATGAAGTTTGTAAAACAACTTTTTAATTTTTACTTAAACAGTAGTATTCACGTCGCATTATCGGTTTTTTCGCTTACATGGATTACACTTATAGAGTTTGAAATTCCATATGACGAAAACTTGCTCTATTTTGTGTTTTATGCTTCTATAACCGGGTATAATTTTGTGAAGTACTTTGGGATAGCGAAATTTCATCACAGAAGCTTGGCAAATTGGCTAAGGTTAATTCAAATATTTTCTTTTTTTGCCTTTCTTTTAATGTGCTATTATGCCTCTAAATTGAATGATACAACTTTAATTTATGTAGTTGGTTTTGCTGTTATTACTTTTTTGTACGCGATTCCTTTTTTACCAAAGCGTCTTTTTCTGGATAGGCAGCATAATTTACGGAGTATTGGTGGATTGAAAATTTATTTAATAGCCTTAATTTGGGCTGGAGTTACCGTATTTCTTCCTTTAATAAACAACAGTCAAAGTATAGATGCCGATGTTATTATAACCACAATACAAAGGTATCTTTTCATCATGGTTTTAATGTTGCCATTTGAAATAAGGGATTTGAGATACGATAGTTTAAAGCTATCAACCATTCCTCAAAAAATAGGAGTGAAGCTAACTAAGCTTATGGGGAGTGTATTATTAGTGGTGTGCTTCTTTTTGGAGTTTTTTAAAAACGAAAAAAGTTTAAGCTCTATAATTATTTTATTGACAATTATATGCATTACTTTATTGTTCCTGTTGTTTACTAAAACAGAACGAGGGAAAAACTATAGTGCATTTTGGGTAGAAGGTATACCAGTAGTATGGTTAACTCTTTTATTGTTATTCCTTTAA
- a CDS encoding sigma-70 family RNA polymerase sigma factor, whose translation MPDHQINPNQWIDLYSDYLFNYTITRVSDREIAQDLVQDTFFAGLKSMKNFKGEASERTWLISILKRKIIDHYRKINSNKGKAEVRISYNDDSETEGDWLEERVADPFDKTAEDTMQNSELGDAIHNCLGKLPAKQANVFKMKTIHGFETEVICNELNITASNLWVIIHRARTAMADCLKENWF comes from the coding sequence ATGCCCGATCATCAAATTAATCCTAACCAATGGATCGATTTATATTCCGACTACCTATTTAACTACACAATTACCCGTGTTAGCGATAGAGAGATTGCTCAAGATTTGGTACAAGACACCTTTTTTGCAGGTTTAAAATCAATGAAAAACTTTAAAGGTGAAGCAAGTGAACGCACTTGGCTTATCTCCATTTTGAAACGAAAAATCATTGACCACTACCGGAAAATAAATTCAAATAAAGGAAAAGCAGAAGTACGCATCAGCTATAATGACGACTCCGAAACCGAAGGAGACTGGTTGGAAGAGCGTGTTGCAGACCCTTTCGATAAGACAGCAGAAGACACTATGCAAAATAGTGAATTAGGTGATGCTATTCATAACTGCTTGGGAAAATTACCTGCAAAACAAGCAAATGTTTTTAAAATGAAAACCATTCATGGTTTTGAAACCGAAGTAATTTGTAATGAATTAAATATTACAGCGTCTAACCTTTGGGTAATCATCCACAGAGCACGTACAGCTATGGCAGATTGCTTAAAAGAAAATTGGTTTTAA
- a CDS encoding methyltransferase domain-containing protein gives MNTETIIITHKQKDNRIEMVDFYNEATKDYKFWSNDYNMHFGYYIPFKTNIFKRDEMLNEMNNQVLKRLKLPKNKALLADMGCGMGGTIRYALKKHKALRAFGVTLSSFQVQKGNHLLKDFKGTILKENYNNTSFSSNTFDGALAIESFCHSGHSIKSFKEAFRVLKPKGKLVIADAFLKKEETKLCYGGRHVYNKLCNHWSLERLGNINSVVKELKEVGFKNIEVEDISFKVAPSVLHVPFAISGFILKSLYKSKNLKRESLHNLKGSFYALLSGLHLKSFGYYLITCTK, from the coding sequence ATGAATACAGAAACTATCATAATCACTCACAAACAGAAGGATAATCGAATTGAAATGGTTGACTTCTACAATGAAGCAACCAAAGATTACAAGTTTTGGAGCAATGACTACAACATGCACTTTGGATACTATATTCCTTTTAAAACGAATATTTTTAAAAGGGATGAGATGCTCAACGAAATGAATAACCAGGTTTTAAAACGACTGAAACTACCAAAGAACAAAGCGCTTTTAGCAGATATGGGCTGTGGTATGGGCGGCACCATAAGATATGCCTTAAAAAAGCACAAAGCATTACGGGCTTTCGGCGTAACGCTATCTTCTTTTCAGGTTCAAAAAGGGAATCATCTCTTAAAAGACTTTAAAGGTACCATCTTAAAAGAAAACTATAACAACACCTCCTTTTCTTCCAACACGTTTGATGGCGCGCTCGCTATAGAAAGTTTTTGTCATTCCGGACATAGCATCAAGTCTTTTAAAGAGGCCTTCAGGGTATTAAAGCCAAAAGGGAAACTTGTAATCGCAGATGCTTTTCTTAAAAAAGAAGAAACCAAGCTTTGTTATGGTGGGCGTCACGTCTATAACAAATTATGTAATCACTGGAGCTTAGAACGACTAGGCAATATCAATTCCGTAGTCAAGGAATTAAAGGAAGTTGGATTTAAGAATATTGAAGTTGAAGACATCTCATTTAAAGTGGCTCCGTCCGTACTTCATGTTCCTTTTGCCATTAGCGGTTTTATCTTAAAATCACTGTATAAATCAAAAAACTTAAAACGAGAAAGTTTACACAATCTTAAAGGTTCATTCTATGCATTACTATCCGGACTACATCTAAAAAGTTTTGGATATTATTTAATAACATGTACCAAGTAA
- a CDS encoding fatty acid desaturase — MNKKLQTSAGTIFFSWKKSIWLYCMILPICFIDFSLIQWRDVLISIVLLFLTVGIGHSVGLHRGIIHKSYKTSNFFKNLSLYLFILTGLGSPLSWLKQHYYRDYWQNRMDCPRYFQYKHSLITDYWWNLHLTFVPNDLKRYEIPKKDLNSAIIHWLDKTWYLHYLAFMFIFYALIGFNSMLFVMSLRTSITILGHWYIGYASHKYGYSRHEIKNADESGYNDVLLGLISFGEGFHNNHHSYPTSAKFSTKWYEVDLGWILAWCLSKLGIIYKVKTQEGTLKPTAKKHDKIVWRFPNILK; from the coding sequence ATGAATAAGAAGTTGCAAACATCAGCAGGAACAATATTTTTTTCATGGAAAAAGAGTATCTGGTTATATTGTATGATATTGCCTATTTGTTTTATCGACTTTTCCTTAATTCAATGGCGTGATGTTTTAATTAGCATAGTGCTTCTTTTCCTAACTGTTGGAATCGGACATTCTGTAGGGCTTCATAGAGGTATAATTCATAAGTCTTATAAGACATCAAACTTTTTCAAAAATCTCAGTTTATACCTTTTTATTCTTACTGGTTTGGGAAGTCCCTTAAGTTGGTTAAAACAACATTACTATCGTGACTATTGGCAAAATAGAATGGATTGCCCGAGGTATTTTCAGTACAAGCATTCATTAATTACTGACTATTGGTGGAACCTTCACTTAACCTTTGTTCCAAATGATCTAAAACGCTATGAAATTCCAAAAAAGGACTTGAATTCTGCAATAATTCACTGGTTAGATAAAACCTGGTATTTACATTACTTGGCTTTCATGTTTATTTTCTATGCTCTTATAGGATTTAATAGCATGTTATTTGTAATGTCTTTAAGAACTTCGATTACTATTTTGGGGCATTGGTATATCGGTTATGCATCGCACAAATACGGATATTCCAGGCACGAAATTAAAAACGCCGATGAAAGTGGTTACAACGATGTTCTTCTCGGTTTGATTTCCTTCGGAGAAGGCTTTCATAATAATCATCATTCGTATCCTACCTCTGCTAAATTTTCAACGAAGTGGTATGAGGTAGATCTTGGGTGGATTCTTGCCTGGTGTTTATCAAAACTAGGAATTATATATAAAGTAAAGACTCAGGAAGGGACCTTAAAGCCCACCGCCAAAAAACATGACAAAATAGTTTGGAGATTTCCTAATATACTAAAATAA
- a CDS encoding TIGR01777 family oxidoreductase yields MKKIIIAGGSGFLGQVLTDHLYSKGYNIKVLTRTPKLEHDIYWNAKDFGSWCKELEGAEVLINLTGKSVDCRYTEKNKQLIRTSRIDSTHLLGLAVNLCKTPPKIWINSSTATIYKHSYDHQMCEENGLIGNDFSMNIAKSWEEAFNSIVTPKTRKIIIRTSIVLGRNGGALIPLKRITRLGLGGKQGTGYQKVSWIHELDFVRTLDFLINNEHLKGTFNLCVPEPTDNHTLMKTIRKLLKIPIGIPQPVPLLKLGARLIGTEAELVLKSRNVVPKRLLDNGFSFTYVNIDEALSDLLKLME; encoded by the coding sequence ATGAAAAAAATAATAATCGCTGGAGGTAGTGGATTTTTAGGACAAGTTCTTACCGACCATTTATATTCAAAAGGGTATAATATCAAAGTATTAACCAGAACCCCAAAACTGGAGCATGATATTTATTGGAATGCTAAAGATTTCGGAAGCTGGTGCAAAGAATTGGAAGGTGCCGAGGTACTCATAAACCTGACTGGCAAATCTGTTGACTGTAGATACACTGAAAAAAACAAGCAGCTAATTCGTACTTCAAGAATCGATTCAACTCATTTACTCGGGTTGGCCGTTAATCTTTGCAAAACGCCGCCCAAAATCTGGATAAATTCTTCTACTGCTACTATATACAAACATTCTTATGACCATCAAATGTGCGAAGAAAATGGACTGATTGGTAATGACTTCTCTATGAACATTGCTAAATCTTGGGAAGAAGCATTTAACTCTATCGTCACGCCCAAAACGCGAAAAATAATCATAAGAACGTCCATAGTTTTAGGTCGAAACGGCGGTGCCCTAATTCCTTTAAAAAGAATTACACGCCTTGGTCTCGGAGGAAAACAAGGAACAGGATACCAAAAGGTAAGCTGGATTCACGAACTCGATTTTGTCAGAACGTTGGATTTTCTAATAAATAACGAACATCTAAAAGGGACTTTTAATCTATGCGTTCCGGAACCAACGGACAACCATACTTTAATGAAAACTATAAGAAAACTGCTTAAAATACCTATAGGCATACCTCAACCCGTTCCATTGTTAAAACTTGGAGCCAGACTTATTGGAACAGAAGCTGAATTAGTATTAAAAAGTAGGAATGTAGTTCCCAAACGCTTACTAGATAATGGTTTTTCCTTTACATATGTAAACATAGATGAAGCCTTATCTGATTTACTTAAGCTAATGGAATAA
- a CDS encoding GbsR/MarR family transcriptional regulator, which translates to MEYQEAKEKFISTWGSLGTLWGINKAMAQIQALLFISTKPLSMEDIMEELKISRGNTSMNLRQLMDWGIVTKELVPGERKEFFSTEKDVQELARHIAKERSRREIKPVIKVLKDISSIKDDNTEKTKELIKQTKALHDLAETADSLMNKIVNQEQNWITKSLFKLLK; encoded by the coding sequence ATGGAATATCAAGAAGCAAAAGAAAAATTTATAAGTACCTGGGGAAGTTTGGGTACACTTTGGGGCATTAATAAAGCCATGGCTCAAATACAGGCACTTCTTTTTATTTCTACCAAACCGTTGTCCATGGAAGACATTATGGAAGAGTTAAAAATTTCCAGAGGCAATACAAGTATGAATTTGCGTCAGTTAATGGACTGGGGAATCGTAACCAAAGAACTGGTTCCCGGAGAACGCAAAGAATTCTTTTCTACGGAAAAAGATGTACAGGAATTAGCCAGACATATTGCAAAAGAGCGAAGCAGAAGAGAAATTAAACCAGTTATTAAAGTTTTAAAAGATATAAGCTCCATAAAAGATGATAACACCGAGAAAACAAAGGAACTCATTAAGCAAACCAAAGCCCTGCACGATCTGGCAGAAACGGCAGATTCATTAATGAATAAAATTGTTAACCAGGAACAAAACTGGATTACAAAATCTTTATTTAAACTACTGAAATAA
- a CDS encoding GlxA family transcriptional regulator gives MKHVSILVPKSKTILSSVVGPYKIFKSVNDFFLQTGKSQQPFFNINLVGVDKDTVLYDGAFSIHCDATIHDIFKTDLIIISAVKPEWIAEGIKANYEFIPWIKHQRSQNHAEVASLCLGAFLLAETGLLDNKQCTTHWAGIDLFRQMYPKIEVLPEKIVTDQEGIYTSGGAYSFLNLIIHLIHKFCGQEAAVYVSKLFEIDISRDNQNQFAIFRGQKEHTDELIQKAQLFIENNVTEKVSVEELSGMLAVSQRNFIRRFKKATANTPLEYIQRVKVEAAKNALESTQNTINEIMFSVGYSDTKSFRTLFKRYTGLTPVAYKNKYNRELVSF, from the coding sequence ATGAAACATGTAAGCATATTAGTTCCAAAATCTAAGACCATTTTAAGTAGTGTTGTTGGACCATATAAAATTTTTAAAAGTGTGAATGATTTCTTCCTCCAAACAGGAAAGAGTCAACAGCCATTCTTTAATATAAACCTTGTGGGAGTCGATAAAGATACGGTGCTTTACGATGGTGCGTTTTCAATACATTGCGATGCTACCATACATGATATTTTTAAAACCGACCTTATCATAATTTCTGCTGTTAAGCCTGAATGGATTGCGGAGGGCATTAAAGCCAATTATGAATTCATTCCATGGATTAAACACCAACGTTCTCAAAATCATGCAGAAGTTGCTAGTTTATGCCTTGGCGCTTTTCTGTTGGCAGAAACTGGGTTGCTAGATAACAAACAATGCACTACGCATTGGGCTGGTATTGATTTGTTCCGACAAATGTATCCCAAAATTGAAGTACTCCCGGAAAAAATAGTCACAGATCAAGAGGGCATTTATACTAGTGGTGGCGCTTACTCATTTTTAAACCTCATCATACATCTTATTCACAAATTTTGTGGACAGGAAGCTGCTGTTTACGTATCTAAGCTATTCGAGATAGACATTAGTAGAGATAATCAAAATCAGTTTGCCATTTTTAGAGGACAAAAAGAGCACACCGATGAGCTTATACAAAAAGCACAGTTATTTATTGAAAACAATGTAACCGAAAAAGTTTCTGTAGAAGAGCTATCGGGTATGTTAGCTGTAAGTCAGCGCAACTTTATAAGACGATTTAAAAAAGCGACTGCAAATACACCTCTAGAATACATACAACGTGTAAAAGTTGAAGCTGCCAAAAATGCTCTTGAATCTACACAAAACACTATAAACGAAATCATGTTTTCTGTGGGATATTCAGATACCAAATCGTTTAGAACCCTGTTTAAAAGATATACAGGATTAACACCTGTAGCCTATAAAAATAAGTACAATCGAGAGTTAGTCAGTTTTTAG
- a CDS encoding DUF2461 domain-containing protein, whose translation MITKGYSDFFKELKAHNNKEWFHANKKRYENDVKQPFLELLSELISTLYEWDNRILTDEKKALFRINRDVRFSKDKTPYNTLLKAGFSPNGKKSMLPGYYLGIGADTVHVGGGLFNVKPPELKAVRNHIAYNVDDFLVITNAKVFNDCLGEIKGDVAKRIDKAHEAVASKTQLIYNKQFYAMANLPLEDYYDSPTKLKDAILKHFKAIKPLNEFLNEAF comes from the coding sequence ATGATAACAAAAGGGTATTCCGATTTTTTTAAAGAATTAAAAGCACATAATAATAAGGAATGGTTTCATGCCAATAAGAAACGTTATGAAAATGACGTTAAGCAGCCTTTCTTAGAATTGCTTTCAGAATTAATTTCAACACTCTACGAATGGGATAACAGGATTTTAACCGATGAGAAGAAGGCTTTATTTAGAATAAACAGGGATGTTCGGTTTTCTAAAGATAAAACGCCTTATAATACCTTGTTAAAAGCTGGATTTTCTCCTAATGGTAAAAAGTCTATGCTACCTGGGTATTATTTAGGGATAGGTGCTGATACGGTTCATGTTGGGGGTGGACTTTTTAATGTTAAACCACCTGAACTAAAAGCGGTAAGAAATCATATTGCCTATAACGTTGATGATTTTTTAGTCATAACAAATGCCAAAGTGTTTAATGATTGTTTAGGTGAAATAAAGGGCGATGTTGCCAAGCGCATTGACAAAGCTCATGAAGCTGTTGCAAGCAAAACGCAATTAATATATAACAAACAGTTCTACGCTATGGCAAATCTTCCTTTGGAAGATTATTATGATTCACCAACAAAGCTTAAAGATGCTATTTTAAAACATTTTAAGGCAATAAAGCCTTTAAATGAATTTTTAAATGAAGCGTTTTAA
- a CDS encoding nuclear transport factor 2 family protein, protein MTTQQVAEQLVDYCRQGKFAEVVQELYGQNIVSIEPDGAPVKETKGLEAVIAKGQRFNEMVEEVHGMEISDPLVADKFFSCTMKMDLTFKGGPRTNMDEVCVYAVEDGKIVREEFFFTPMQQG, encoded by the coding sequence ATGACTACACAACAAGTCGCAGAACAGTTAGTGGATTATTGCAGACAGGGAAAGTTTGCAGAAGTCGTACAGGAATTATACGGGCAGAATATTGTAAGTATAGAACCAGACGGAGCACCGGTTAAAGAAACAAAGGGTTTAGAAGCGGTTATCGCAAAAGGACAACGGTTTAATGAGATGGTAGAAGAAGTGCATGGCATGGAAATTTCAGATCCATTAGTGGCAGATAAATTCTTTTCGTGCACCATGAAAATGGACTTAACGTTTAAGGGCGGTCCACGAACCAACATGGATGAAGTTTGTGTTTATGCTGTTGAGGATGGTAAAATAGTAAGAGAAGAGTTCTTTTTTACGCCTATGCAACAAGGGTGA